A genome region from Micromonospora peucetia includes the following:
- a CDS encoding MFS transporter: MSRTVAPPAASTPAVPRAVLAARNGVAVVFALNGLAVATWFARVPAVREELGLSPGRLGLLLLAMSVGALLAMPTAGLVAQRFGSARTVALSTLFVAIGLAVAGTATIAGSTVGVVVGLCALGYGSGTCDVAMNVEGAAVERRLGRTVMPRFHAAWSLGSVAGAGLGAGAARLGVPIAAHLAALAAVVLLGTLLAVRSFLSAAESGAASASAAPAERRRDLLAAWREPRTLLIGLLVLVSAFAEGSANDWLAVAFIDGHDLSEAAGAGVFGLFVVGMTLGRTVGTVALDRWGRVPVLSGAILLATAGAGVAVLAGPGPVAIAGVALWGIGASLGFPVGMSAAADDEQRAPARVSVVAVIGYTAFLAGPPLLGLLGDRVGTLQALLVVPVLLLPTLALVPATRAPAR, from the coding sequence GTGAGCCGCACCGTCGCCCCGCCCGCCGCGTCGACCCCGGCCGTACCCCGGGCGGTGCTGGCCGCCCGCAACGGCGTGGCCGTGGTGTTCGCGCTCAACGGCCTGGCCGTGGCCACCTGGTTCGCCCGGGTGCCGGCCGTCCGCGAGGAACTCGGGCTCAGCCCGGGCCGGCTCGGGCTGCTCCTGCTCGCCATGTCCGTCGGCGCGCTGCTCGCGATGCCCACCGCCGGACTGGTGGCCCAGCGGTTCGGTTCGGCCCGCACGGTCGCTCTCTCCACCCTGTTCGTCGCGATCGGGCTGGCCGTCGCCGGGACCGCCACCATCGCCGGTTCCACCGTCGGGGTCGTGGTGGGCCTGTGCGCCCTCGGCTACGGCTCCGGCACCTGCGACGTCGCGATGAACGTCGAGGGTGCGGCGGTCGAGCGGCGGCTGGGGCGTACCGTCATGCCCCGCTTCCACGCCGCGTGGAGCCTCGGTTCCGTGGCTGGCGCCGGGCTCGGTGCCGGGGCCGCCCGCCTCGGCGTGCCGATCGCCGCGCACCTCGCCGCGCTGGCGGCGGTGGTGCTGCTCGGCACGCTGCTGGCCGTCCGGTCGTTCCTGTCGGCTGCCGAGAGCGGTGCCGCCTCCGCGTCGGCCGCCCCGGCCGAGCGCCGGCGCGACCTGCTCGCCGCCTGGCGGGAACCGCGCACTCTGCTCATCGGGCTGCTGGTGCTGGTGTCGGCGTTCGCCGAGGGCAGCGCCAACGACTGGTTGGCCGTCGCCTTCATCGACGGCCACGACCTCAGCGAGGCGGCCGGGGCGGGCGTCTTCGGGCTCTTCGTCGTCGGTATGACCCTCGGCCGGACCGTGGGCACCGTCGCGTTGGACCGGTGGGGCCGGGTGCCTGTCCTGTCCGGTGCGATCCTGCTCGCCACGGCTGGCGCGGGCGTGGCGGTGCTCGCCGGGCCCGGGCCGGTGGCGATCGCCGGCGTCGCGCTCTGGGGGATCGGTGCGTCGCTCGGCTTTCCGGTCGGGATGAGCGCGGCGGCCGACGACGAGCAGCGGGCGCCGGCCCGGGTCAGCGTGGTCGCCGTGATCGGGTACACGGCGTTTCTCGCCGGCCCGCCGCTGCTCGGCCTGCTCGGCGACCGGGTCGGCACCCTTCAGGCCCTGCTCGTCGTGCCGGTGCTGCTGCTGCCCACCCTCGCGTTGGTGCCGGCCACCCGCGCGCCGGCCCGCTGA
- a CDS encoding MBL fold metallo-hydrolase, with the protein MAFQHLAGRVWVCPGDPDPASVQAGVALVADERGSVLVDAGQSPAHAREIQAALRAAGLPPPRWLVYTHHHWDHVWGACAWPDVEIVGHVAGERLLREEAARPWSHRYLREQVRADPRLGPSFRARALAVDSWDGFAVLPPTRTFTDGLELPVGVTATHVGGAHAPDSTVVAVPDSGVLLLGDCYYPPPAHLRTPEDGPDLDLVRRLLTDDIHWYVASHGPPLALAEARAAVAAEA; encoded by the coding sequence ATGGCGTTCCAACACCTCGCCGGGCGAGTCTGGGTCTGCCCCGGCGACCCGGATCCGGCCAGCGTGCAGGCCGGCGTCGCGCTGGTCGCCGACGAGCGGGGCAGCGTGCTGGTCGACGCCGGGCAGAGCCCCGCACACGCCCGGGAGATCCAGGCTGCCCTGCGCGCCGCCGGCCTGCCACCGCCGCGGTGGCTGGTCTACACGCACCACCACTGGGACCACGTCTGGGGCGCCTGCGCCTGGCCCGACGTGGAGATCGTCGGCCACGTCGCCGGCGAGCGGCTGCTGCGCGAGGAGGCCGCCCGGCCGTGGAGCCACCGGTACCTGCGCGAGCAGGTCCGGGCCGATCCGCGGCTCGGCCCGAGCTTCCGGGCCCGGGCGTTGGCGGTCGACTCGTGGGACGGCTTCGCGGTGCTGCCGCCGACCCGGACGTTCACCGACGGGCTGGAACTGCCGGTGGGCGTGACCGCGACGCACGTCGGCGGCGCCCACGCGCCGGACTCGACGGTGGTGGCGGTGCCGGACTCGGGCGTGCTGCTGCTCGGCGACTGCTACTACCCACCGCCGGCGCACCTGCGCACGCCGGAGGACGGGCCTGACCTGGACCTGGTGCGCCGCCTGCTGACCGACGACATCCACTGGTACGTCGCCAGCCACGGTCCGCCCCTGGCCCTGGCCGAGGCCCGCGCCGCGGTGGCCGCCGAGGCGTGA
- a CDS encoding serine hydrolase domain-containing protein — protein sequence MITRLLVLAGAVALAAGPTPAPSADPPAGIDATAVDAVVREYREATGLPGVAVAITRGTEVRHAAGYGHVPAGDPVTAHTPMAVASVSKSFTALAVMQLVEAGRVQLDGPVHRHLPEFTMADPRATAITVRQLLDQTSGMSDTTFPSFSRRQPSSLREAVAGMRTARLAASPGTRWEYHNPNFQVAARLVEVVSGLPFDEYLRTRVFAPLGMTDSHTLNVAAEMPPSARGHLMILGLAVALPEPPAFGNGSGGVLSSAHDMAAWLIAQGNQGRGPDGTAVVSPAGLAMLHRPSAVSGSYALGWFVEKTASGAPMITHSGDLFTSTAYQAMLPASGYGVAVMANTGLSHGHASALAERLVALIEGTPPPPAGMSLVVVDAVLLLLAVATAGLAGRGVLRSRHWAAGRAVRAWTLLRLLPLLAPPLLLTSIHRVVGWLYRGRDVAWIQVAYIYPTFMVLLVTATLGCATVLVARLVRLGRG from the coding sequence ATGATCACGCGACTTCTCGTCCTGGCCGGTGCGGTGGCGCTGGCCGCCGGGCCGACCCCGGCGCCGTCGGCCGACCCTCCGGCCGGGATCGACGCCACCGCCGTCGACGCCGTCGTCCGGGAGTACCGCGAGGCCACCGGCCTGCCCGGCGTCGCAGTGGCGATCACCCGGGGGACGGAGGTACGGCACGCCGCCGGGTACGGCCACGTCCCGGCCGGCGATCCGGTCACCGCGCACACCCCGATGGCCGTGGCGTCGGTGAGCAAGTCGTTCACCGCCCTCGCCGTGATGCAGCTGGTGGAGGCCGGCCGGGTGCAGCTCGACGGCCCGGTCCACCGGCACCTGCCCGAGTTCACGATGGCCGATCCCCGGGCGACGGCGATCACCGTACGGCAGTTGCTGGACCAGACCTCCGGGATGTCCGACACGACGTTTCCCTCGTTCAGCAGGCGGCAGCCGAGTTCGCTGCGGGAGGCCGTGGCGGGGATGCGTACGGCGCGGCTCGCCGCCAGCCCCGGCACTCGGTGGGAGTACCACAACCCGAACTTCCAGGTGGCCGCGCGACTCGTCGAGGTGGTCAGCGGACTGCCGTTCGACGAGTATCTGCGGACGCGGGTCTTCGCCCCGCTCGGCATGACGGACAGTCACACCCTCAACGTGGCCGCGGAGATGCCACCGAGCGCACGCGGCCACCTGATGATCCTCGGCCTGGCCGTCGCGCTGCCCGAACCGCCGGCCTTCGGCAACGGCTCGGGCGGGGTGCTCAGCTCCGCGCACGACATGGCGGCGTGGCTGATCGCGCAGGGCAACCAGGGTCGCGGCCCGGACGGCACGGCGGTCGTCTCCCCCGCGGGCCTCGCCATGCTGCACCGCCCGTCAGCGGTCTCCGGCTCGTACGCCCTCGGCTGGTTCGTCGAGAAGACCGCGTCGGGGGCGCCGATGATCACGCACAGCGGTGACCTGTTCACCTCGACGGCGTACCAGGCGATGCTGCCCGCGTCCGGCTACGGTGTCGCGGTCATGGCGAACACCGGCCTGTCCCACGGCCACGCCTCGGCCCTCGCCGAGCGGCTCGTCGCGCTGATCGAGGGAACACCGCCGCCCCCGGCGGGCATGTCGCTCGTGGTCGTCGACGCCGTGCTGCTGCTGCTCGCCGTCGCCACCGCCGGACTCGCCGGCCGGGGCGTGCTCCGGTCGCGGCACTGGGCGGCCGGCCGGGCGGTACGCGCCTGGACGCTGCTGCGGCTGCTACCGCTGCTCGCGCCGCCGCTGCTGCTCACCTCGATCCACCGGGTGGTCGGTTGGCTCTACCGGGGTCGCGACGTCGCCTGGATCCAGGTGGCGTATATCTATCCGACGTTCATGGTGCTGCTCGTCACCGCGACGCTGGGATGTGCCACCGTGCTGGTGGCGCGGCTCGTCCGGCTCGGGCGCGGCTGA
- a CDS encoding sensor histidine kinase yields MLTWGRLGPRRLAGVDALVGVALVLLTTVRTPAVLAAGLAVLFGLPLAVRRRWPAPVLAVVLLVGSVSVALGVAGDAVLFAIAYALYPVALSTPTRRAVPALAGALAAVAAGAVAGATVPGLPVIPTPAGQESFTATPVPVLLYTATVLAASWTLARAVRARRRHAAQVAELRAGRAVAEERLRIARDIHDVVGHSLSLIALKAAVANHLAESHPEQGAAALVAIERVSRTALDDVRVVLGALRDPADTAPSFAELDRLVEDVRAAGVTVDVDRAADLSRVPAAVQASAYRIAQEALTNVLRHAGPARCRLTVATGPGVLAVAVVDDARARRAVGPAGHGLRGMRERAAMHGGTLEAGFEPGGGFAVRARLPFTPAVPGDG; encoded by the coding sequence ATGCTCACCTGGGGACGGCTCGGGCCGCGGCGGCTGGCGGGCGTCGACGCGCTGGTGGGAGTCGCCCTCGTGCTTCTCACGACGGTCCGGACGCCCGCGGTGCTCGCCGCCGGCCTGGCCGTGCTGTTCGGGCTCCCGCTCGCCGTCCGGCGGCGCTGGCCGGCGCCGGTGCTCGCCGTGGTGCTGCTGGTCGGGTCCGTGTCGGTCGCCCTCGGCGTCGCCGGTGACGCCGTGCTGTTCGCGATCGCGTACGCGCTCTATCCGGTCGCCCTGTCCACTCCCACCCGGCGGGCCGTGCCGGCGCTCGCCGGGGCCCTCGCGGCCGTCGCGGCGGGGGCGGTGGCCGGCGCGACGGTTCCCGGGCTGCCGGTCATCCCCACCCCGGCGGGGCAGGAGTCGTTCACCGCCACCCCCGTGCCGGTCCTGCTCTACACCGCGACCGTCCTCGCCGCCTCGTGGACGCTGGCCCGCGCGGTACGCGCCCGGCGACGGCACGCCGCCCAGGTCGCCGAGCTGCGCGCCGGCCGCGCGGTGGCCGAGGAGCGGCTGCGCATCGCCCGGGACATCCACGACGTGGTGGGGCACAGCCTCAGCCTGATCGCGTTGAAGGCGGCGGTCGCCAACCACCTCGCGGAGAGCCATCCCGAACAGGGCGCTGCCGCGCTGGTGGCGATCGAGCGGGTCAGCCGCACGGCCCTCGACGACGTCCGGGTGGTGCTCGGCGCTCTGCGCGATCCGGCCGACACCGCGCCGAGCTTCGCCGAGCTCGACCGGCTGGTCGAGGACGTCCGGGCCGCCGGGGTCACCGTGGACGTCGACCGGGCGGCCGACCTGTCGCGGGTGCCGGCGGCCGTACAGGCCTCGGCGTACCGCATCGCGCAGGAGGCGCTCACCAACGTGCTGCGCCACGCCGGCCCGGCCCGCTGCCGGCTCACCGTCGCGACCGGGCCCGGGGTGCTGGCGGTCGCCGTCGTCGACGACGCACGGGCGCGACGTGCGGTGGGGCCGGCGGGCCACGGCCTGCGGGGGATGCGGGAACGGGCGGCGATGCACGGCGGCACCCTGGAGGCCGGCTTCGAGCCGGGCGGCGGCTTCGCCGTCCGCGCCCGGCTGCCGTTCACCCCGGCGGTGCCGGGCGATGGGTGA
- a CDS encoding response regulator: MGEPVRVLLADDEALLRGTLRLLVDATPGMTVVAEAGTGREAVALARTHSPDVVLMDIRMPGTDGITATGEVTALPDAPRVLVLTTFDLDDHVYRALRAGASGFLLKDTPPVRLLDAIRVVAAGEALLAPSVTRRLIAEFARMPAARRVSGRLDGVTPRERDVLTLITRGFSNAEIEQHLHLSRGTVKTHIGRLMTKLAARDRAQLVIAGYESGLAE, from the coding sequence ATGGGTGAGCCGGTACGCGTCCTGCTGGCCGACGACGAGGCGCTGCTGCGCGGCACGCTCCGTCTGCTGGTCGACGCCACCCCAGGCATGACCGTGGTGGCCGAGGCGGGCACCGGTCGTGAGGCCGTCGCGCTCGCGCGGACGCACTCGCCCGACGTGGTCCTGATGGACATCCGGATGCCCGGAACGGACGGCATCACCGCCACCGGTGAGGTCACCGCGCTGCCCGACGCGCCCCGGGTGCTGGTGCTCACCACGTTCGACCTCGACGATCACGTGTACCGGGCGTTGCGCGCCGGGGCGAGTGGCTTTCTGCTCAAGGACACCCCGCCGGTACGGCTGCTCGACGCGATCAGGGTGGTCGCCGCGGGCGAGGCGCTGCTGGCGCCGAGCGTCACCCGCCGCCTCATCGCCGAGTTCGCCCGCATGCCGGCGGCGCGGCGGGTGTCGGGCCGGCTCGACGGGGTGACCCCGAGGGAGCGGGACGTGTTGACGTTGATCACCCGTGGGTTCTCCAACGCCGAGATCGAGCAGCACCTGCACCTCAGCCGGGGCACCGTCAAGACGCACATCGGCCGGTTGATGACGAAGCTGGCCGCCCGGGACCGGGCGCAACTGGTGATCGCGGGCTACGAATCGGGGCTCGCCGAGTGA
- the crcB gene encoding fluoride efflux transporter CrcB, with amino-acid sequence MTVLLIAVGAAVGAPLRYLTDRAVQARLGSAFPWGTLTVNVVGSLLLGLLVGLPVGPAAGALLGTGLCGALTTYSTFGYETLRLARRGRRFLALANVLASVAAGLAAAGVGLALARALTG; translated from the coding sequence GTGACCGTGCTGCTGATCGCGGTCGGCGCGGCCGTCGGCGCGCCGCTGCGCTATCTCACCGACCGGGCGGTGCAGGCGCGGCTCGGGTCGGCCTTCCCGTGGGGCACGTTGACGGTCAACGTGGTCGGGTCGCTACTGCTCGGCCTCCTGGTCGGGCTCCCGGTCGGTCCGGCCGCCGGCGCGCTGCTCGGCACCGGCCTCTGCGGAGCGCTGACGACGTACTCGACCTTCGGCTACGAGACGCTGCGGCTGGCCCGGCGGGGCCGGCGGTTCCTCGCCCTGGCCAACGTGCTGGCCAGCGTGGCCGCCGGCCTCGCCGCCGCCGGCGTCGGCCTCGCCCTGGCCCGGGCGCTGACCGGCTGA
- a CDS encoding fluoride efflux transporter FluC, producing the protein MPGPDPRVDPDVDLRVPADRGELAARPGAVLGAVAAGGALGALVRAGLQHALPHGPTGFPWATFGVNLTGCLLIGVLMAALDRAGGHPPLLRPFLGAGVLGGYTTFSTYAVDVHRALAAGAPAVAMGYLAATLLGALAAVWLGDALAGRLLDRTAGPADSAGGGEP; encoded by the coding sequence ATGCCCGGACCGGACCCACGCGTCGACCCCGACGTCGACCTGCGCGTCCCCGCCGACCGGGGCGAGCTGGCCGCCCGCCCCGGGGCGGTGCTCGGCGCCGTCGCCGCCGGCGGCGCGCTCGGCGCCCTGGTCCGCGCCGGCCTTCAACACGCCCTCCCGCACGGCCCCACCGGCTTTCCCTGGGCCACCTTCGGCGTCAACCTGACGGGATGCCTCCTGATCGGCGTCCTGATGGCGGCGCTCGACCGGGCCGGTGGCCACCCTCCCCTGCTGCGCCCGTTCCTCGGGGCGGGAGTGCTCGGCGGCTACACCACCTTCTCGACGTACGCGGTGGACGTCCACCGGGCGCTCGCCGCCGGCGCTCCGGCCGTGGCTATGGGCTACCTGGCCGCGACCCTGCTGGGTGCGCTGGCTGCGGTCTGGCTCGGCGACGCGCTCGCCGGCCGGCTGCTCGACCGGACGGCCGGCCCGGCGGACAGCGCGGGCGGGGGCGAGCCGTGA
- a CDS encoding class I SAM-dependent methyltransferase: MSPYITDVAAWQESWDRQQEAYLPDREHRFTAMLDAVDAVRDGDRLRLLDLAGGTGTISERTLRRFPHAEVTLVDLDPALLALARASLGERVTIVTADLGRPDWHAALPHRDYDAVLTATALHWLPAERLERLYAELRDLLRPGGILVNADHMPDDALPQLTKRLLDRARDRRAARYAAGAALSWTQWWQQAEADPALRPLVAQRHAIYPTGHSPEWNPPVSWHLSALDAAGFAEVGTVWRGGTDAAVAGLR, from the coding sequence ATGAGTCCTTACATCACGGATGTCGCGGCCTGGCAGGAGAGCTGGGACCGTCAACAGGAGGCATACCTGCCGGACCGGGAGCACCGGTTCACCGCGATGCTCGACGCGGTCGACGCGGTACGCGACGGCGACCGGCTGCGGCTGCTCGACCTGGCCGGCGGCACCGGCACCATCTCCGAGCGGACGCTGCGCCGCTTCCCGCATGCCGAGGTGACCCTCGTGGACCTCGACCCGGCGCTGCTCGCCCTCGCCCGCGCCTCGCTCGGCGAGCGGGTCACCATCGTCACCGCCGACCTGGGCCGGCCCGACTGGCACGCCGCGCTCCCCCACCGCGACTACGACGCCGTCCTCACCGCCACCGCCCTGCACTGGCTGCCGGCGGAGCGGCTCGAACGGCTCTACGCCGAGCTGCGCGATCTGCTGCGGCCGGGCGGGATCCTGGTCAACGCTGACCACATGCCCGACGACGCGCTGCCGCAACTCACCAAGCGCCTGCTCGACCGGGCCCGAGACCGGCGGGCAGCCCGGTATGCCGCCGGCGCCGCGCTGTCCTGGACGCAGTGGTGGCAGCAGGCGGAGGCCGACCCGGCGCTGCGACCGCTCGTCGCGCAGCGGCACGCCATCTATCCGACCGGGCACAGCCCGGAGTGGAACCCGCCGGTGTCCTGGCACCTCTCCGCGCTGGACGCCGCCGGCTTCGCCGAGGTGGGCACGGTGTGGCGGGGCGGCACCGACGCCGCCGTCGCCGGCCTGCGCTGA
- the paaI gene encoding hydroxyphenylacetyl-CoA thioesterase PaaI has protein sequence MFAADVASRGLGIELVDAADGAAVARLRITDTMVNGHAIAHGGFVFLLADTAFALACNSHGPATVAAGGEITFVRPAREGDLLTAHATERTRYGRSGIYDVTVTRDGGEVVAEFRGRSRTLPPAAG, from the coding sequence ATGTTCGCCGCCGACGTCGCCTCCCGAGGGCTCGGCATCGAGCTGGTGGACGCCGCCGACGGCGCGGCGGTGGCCCGGCTGCGGATCACCGACACGATGGTCAACGGCCATGCCATCGCCCACGGCGGGTTCGTGTTCCTGCTCGCCGACACCGCCTTCGCGCTGGCCTGCAACAGCCACGGCCCGGCCACCGTCGCCGCCGGTGGCGAGATCACCTTCGTCCGTCCCGCCCGCGAGGGCGACCTGCTGACGGCGCACGCCACCGAGCGCACCCGGTACGGCCGCAGCGGCATCTACGACGTCACCGTCACCCGGGACGGCGGCGAGGTGGTCGCCGAGTTCCGGGGCCGCAGCCGCACCCTGCCCCCGGCCGCCGGCTGA
- a CDS encoding dienelactone hydrolase family protein: MGHVVLFHSAYGLRPAVVTAADRLRAAGHHVVTPDLYGAPAVDTIEAAFALLDQVGEVAVLGRARAALRETPPDVVLAGFSMGAGVAGALLAERPDAAALLLLHGAGGAPEAVRPGLPVQLHMADPDEYPPEPELGRWRRAMTGAGAELSVHRYPGVGHLYTDPDLPDHDPAATRQTWDRAIAFLDGR; this comes from the coding sequence ATGGGACACGTCGTGCTGTTTCATTCCGCCTACGGGCTGCGGCCCGCCGTGGTGACGGCCGCCGACCGACTGCGCGCCGCCGGCCACCACGTCGTCACCCCCGACCTCTACGGCGCGCCGGCCGTCGACACGATCGAGGCCGCCTTCGCCCTGCTCGACCAGGTCGGCGAGGTGGCCGTGCTGGGCCGGGCCCGGGCGGCGTTGCGTGAGACGCCGCCCGACGTGGTGCTGGCCGGGTTCTCCATGGGTGCCGGGGTGGCCGGCGCGTTGTTGGCCGAGCGACCCGACGCCGCCGCGCTGCTGCTGTTGCACGGTGCCGGCGGCGCGCCGGAGGCGGTCCGTCCGGGCCTGCCGGTGCAGCTGCACATGGCCGACCCGGACGAATACCCCCCGGAGCCCGAGCTCGGCCGGTGGCGGCGGGCGATGACCGGGGCGGGCGCGGAGCTGAGCGTGCACCGCTACCCCGGGGTCGGTCACCTCTACACCGATCCGGACCTGCCCGACCACGACCCGGCGGCGACCAGACAGACGTGGGACCGGGCGATCGCCTTCCTCGACGGCCGCTGA
- a CDS encoding aldo/keto reductase, producing the protein MPVEEITASAAGNWLLGDRTVHRMGFGSMRLTADPDRARAIRVLRRAVDLGVNHIDTAAFYVSPGGPLGVGTGSPRYATELIREALAPYPDDLVITTKVGPSFDEATQHRELTQAELRREVEENLRRLGRDHLDVVNLRIVRRPGKDSVAERFAALAELRDAGLIRHLGLSNVRVDHLDEARDIAPVVCVQNAYALDVNRWADELLRVCGERGIAFVPFFAIAGPGRESGAGGEHDDAVRAVAHAHGATAHQIRLAWTLHQGPHVLAIPGTGNPEHLAQNVAAGAIRLTPEDLARLG; encoded by the coding sequence ATGCCTGTCGAAGAGATCACCGCCTCCGCCGCCGGCAACTGGCTTCTCGGCGACCGCACCGTGCACCGGATGGGGTTCGGCTCCATGCGGCTCACCGCCGACCCGGACCGGGCGCGCGCCATTCGCGTCCTGCGCCGGGCCGTCGACCTCGGCGTCAACCACATCGACACCGCCGCCTTCTACGTCTCGCCGGGCGGACCACTCGGCGTCGGCACCGGCTCGCCCCGGTACGCCACCGAACTGATCCGCGAGGCCCTCGCGCCGTACCCGGACGACCTGGTCATCACCACCAAGGTCGGACCGTCCTTCGACGAGGCGACCCAGCACCGGGAACTGACCCAGGCGGAACTGCGCCGGGAGGTGGAGGAGAACCTGCGCCGGCTGGGCCGGGACCACCTGGACGTGGTTAACCTGCGGATCGTCCGGCGGCCCGGGAAGGACTCGGTGGCGGAGCGGTTCGCCGCCCTGGCCGAGCTGCGCGACGCCGGGCTGATCCGGCATCTCGGCCTGTCCAACGTGCGGGTGGACCACCTGGACGAGGCGCGGGACATCGCGCCGGTGGTGTGCGTGCAGAACGCGTACGCCCTCGACGTGAACCGGTGGGCCGACGAACTGCTGCGGGTCTGCGGCGAGCGCGGGATCGCCTTCGTGCCGTTCTTCGCGATCGCGGGCCCCGGCCGGGAGTCGGGCGCGGGCGGCGAACACGACGACGCCGTACGGGCGGTGGCGCACGCGCACGGCGCGACCGCGCATCAGATCCGGCTGGCCTGGACGCTGCACCAGGGGCCGCACGTGCTGGCCATCCCCGGCACCGGCAACCCGGAGCACCTCGCGCAGAACGTGGCGGCCGGGGCGATCCGACTCACCCCAGAGGACCTGGCCCGGCTGGGCTGA